One region of Triticum aestivum cultivar Chinese Spring chromosome 6B, IWGSC CS RefSeq v2.1, whole genome shotgun sequence genomic DNA includes:
- the LOC123135623 gene encoding uncharacterized protein — protein MEGSKDMQESNTEPVVKVPREPAIIINGVPDLPPEFTSGSQLAVREAPRSRVDHHFGEWLEERKVRKRFGDIYYVGKVVKYDSQRNWYTVVYVDGDQEDLEWHELEEILLPLDITIPLNTLVMDKFKHQNAVPDYRSKVARQRTNNVASNQMVVRAENGQQSNNLPLPGLLQASASAGENALVCLKPSDQPKKRGRPRKDRSTSGELSKQGSTSGDIQPKKRGRPPKEPGEKSIDRRKLETVRAEKLKRESMLLRGPQPGSQ, from the coding sequence ATGGAGGGGAGCAAGGACATGCAAGAGTCAAACACTGAACCTGTTGTCAAAGTACCCAGAGAGCCTGCCATCATTATCAATGGTGTCCCAGACTTGCCTCCTGAATTCACATCTGGCTCACAACTTGCAGTAAGAGAGGCTCCGCGATCTCGAGTCGATCATCACTTTGGTGAATGGCTAGAAGAGCGGAAAGTGAGAAAGCGGTTTGGAGACATATACTATGTAGGGAAAGTTGTCAAGTATGACAGCCAAAGAAATTGGTACACCGTTGTCTATGTAGATGGAGACCAGGAAGATCTTGAGTGGCACGAACTGGAGGAGATCCTGCTACCATTGGACATAACCATTCCACTCAACACACTTGTGATGGACAAATTCAAACATCAAAATGCTGTTCCCGACTACAGAAGTAAGGTGGCTAGACAAAGAACTAATAATGTTGCTAGCAACCAGATGGTGGTCAGAGCGGAAAATGGCCAACAGTCAAACAACCTACCACTCCCAGGGTTGCTTCAGGCGTCAGCATCAGCAGGAGAAAATGCTCTAGTATGTCTGAAACCTAGCGATCAACCTAAGAAAAGGGGCAGGCCTCGAAAAGATAGAAGTACATCAGGTGAGCTTTCAAAACAAGGAAGTACATCAGGTGATATTCAACCTAAAAAAAGAGGCAGGCCTCCAAAAGAACCTGGAGAGAAGAGTATCGATAGGCGCAAGTTAGAGACTGTCAGGGCAGAAAAACTGAAGAGAGAAAGCATGCTTCTGCGAGGGCCACAACCTGGAAGTCAGTAA